A genomic region of Sciurus carolinensis chromosome 7, mSciCar1.2, whole genome shotgun sequence contains the following coding sequences:
- the LOC124988095 gene encoding histone H3 has product MARTKQTARKSTGGKAPRKQLATKAARKSAPATGGVKKPHRYRPGTVALREIRRYQKSTELLIRKLPFQRLVREIAQDFKTDLRFQSSAVMALQEASEAYLVGLFEDTNLCAIHAKRVTIMPKDIQLARRIRGERA; this is encoded by the coding sequence ATGGCTCGTACTAAGCAGACGGCCCGCAAGTCCACCGGCGGCAAGGCGCCGCGCAAGCAGCTGGCCACCAAGGCCGCCCGCAAGAGCGCGCCGGCCACCGGCGGCGTCAAGAAGCCGCACCGCTACCGGCCCGGCACCGTGGCGCTGCGCGAGATCCGCCGCTACCAGAAGTCCACCGAGCTGCTGATCCGCAAGCTGCCGTTCCAGCGCCTGGTGCGCGAGATCGCGCAGGACTTCAAGACCGACCTGCGCTTCCAGAGCTCGGCGGTCATGGCGCTGCAGGAGGCGAGCGAGGCCTACCTGGTGGGGCTGTTCGAGGACACCAACCTGTGCGCCATCCACGCCAAGCGCGTCACCATCATGCCCAAGGACATCCAGCTGGCGCGCCGCATCCGCGGGGAGAGGGCATAA
- the LOC124988100 gene encoding histone H2A type 1-B — protein sequence MSGRGKQGGKARAKAKTRSSRAGLQFPVGRVHRLLRKGNYSERVGAGAPVYLAAVLEYLTAEILELAGNAARDNKKTRIIPRHLQLAIRNDEELNKLLGRVTIAQGGVLPNIQAVLLPKKTESHHKAKGK from the coding sequence ATGTCTGGTCGCGGAAAACAAGGTGGCAAAGCCCGAGCCAAGGCTAAAACTCGCTCCTCTCGGGCCGGCCTGCAGTTCCCGGTGGGCCGGGTGCACCGCCTGCTGCGCAAAGGTAACTACTCCGAGCGGGTCGGAGCCGGCGCGCCGGTCTACCTGGCGGCGGTGCTGGAGTACCTGACCGCCGAGATCCTGGAGCTGGCGGGCAACGCGGCCCGCGACAACAAGAAGACACGCATCATCCCGCGCCACCTGCAGCTGGCCATCCGCAACGACGAGGAGCTCAACAAGCTGCTGGGCCGCGTGACCATCGCGCAGGGCGGTGTCCTGCCCAACATCCAGGCCGTACTGCTGCCCAAGAAGACCGAGAGCCACCACAAGGCCAAAGGAAAGTGA
- the LOC124988107 gene encoding histone H2B type 1-B-like, with product MPEPSKSAPAPKKGSKKAITKAQKKDGKKRKRGRKESYSIYVYKVLKQVHPDTGISSKAMGIMNSFVNDIFERIAGEASRLAHYNKRSTITSREIQTAVRLLLPGELAKHAVSEGTKAVTKYTSSK from the coding sequence ATGCCTGAACCCTCCAAGTCTGCTCCAGCCCCAAAAAAAGGCTCCAAAAAGGCTATCACTAAGGCACAGAAGAAAGACGGTAAGAAGCGCAAGCGTGGCCGTAAAGAAAGCTACTCCATCTACGTCTACAAGGTGCTGAAGCAGGTGCACCCCGACACCGGCATCTCGTCCAAGGCCATGGGCATCATGAACTCCTTCGTCAACGACATCTTCGAGCGCATCGCGGGCGAGGCGTCGCGTCTGGCGCACTACAACAAGCGCTCGACCATCACGTCGCGGGAGATCCAGACGGCCGTGCGCCTGCTGCTGCCCGGGGAGCTGGCCAAGCACGCCGTGTCCGAGGGCACCAAGGCGGTCACTAAGTACACCAGCTCCAAGTGA
- the LOC124988097 gene encoding histone H3 has protein sequence MARTKQTARKSTGGKAPRKQLATKAARKSAPATGGVKKPHRYRPGTVALREIRRYQKSTELLIRKLPFQRLVREIAQDFKTDLRFQSSAVMALQEASEAYLVGLFEDTNLCAIHAKRVTIMPKDIQLARRIRGERA, from the coding sequence ATGGCTCGTACCAAGCAGACGGCGCGTAAGTCCACCGGCGGCAAAGCTCCGCGCAAGCAGCTGGCCACCAAGGCCGCCCGCAAAAGCGCGCCGGCCACCGGCGGCGTCAAGAAGCCGCACCGCTACCGGCCCGGCACCGTGGCGCTGCGCGAGATCCGCCGCTACCAGAAGTCCACCGAGCTGCTGATCCGCAAGCTGCCGTTCCAGCGCCTGGTGCGCGAGATCGCGCAGGACTTCAAGACCGACCTGCGCTTCCAGAGCTCGGCCGTCATGGCGCTGCAGGAGGCGAGCGAGGCCTACCTGGTGGGGCTGTTCGAGGACACCAACCTGTGCGCCATCCACGCCAAGCGCGTCACCATCATGCCCAAGGACATCCAGCTGGCGCGCCGCATCCGCGGGGAGAGGGCATAA
- the H1-2 gene encoding histone H1.2, which translates to MSETAPAAPAAAPPAEKTPVKKKAAKKPAGARRKASGPPVSELITKAVAASKERSGVSLAALKKALAAAGYDVEKNNSRIKLGLKSLVSKGTLVQTKGTGASGSFKLNKKAASGEAKPKAKKAGAAKTKKPAGAAKKPKKATGAATPKKAAKKAPKKAKKPAAAAGAKKVAKSPKKAKVAKPKKVKSASKAVKPKAAKPKVVKPKKAAPRKK; encoded by the coding sequence ATGTCGGAGACTGCCCCAGCCGCTCCTGCCGCCGCGCCCCCGGCGGAGAAGACCCCTGTGAAGAAGAAGGCTGCCAAAAAGCCTGCGGGGGCGCGCCGCAAGGCGTCCGGACCCCCGGTGTCCGAGCTCATCACCAAGGCCGTGGCCGCCTCCAAGGAGCGCAGCGGAGTGTCCCTGGCCGCGCTCAAGAAGGCGCTGGCGGCCGCGGGCTACGACGTGGAGAAGAACAACAGCCGCATCAAGCTGGGCCTCAAGAGCCTGGTGAGCAAGGGCACCCTGGTGCAGACCAAGGGCACCGGCGCCTCGGGCTCCTTCAAGCTCAACAAGAAGGCGGCCTCCGGGGAAGCCAAGCCCAAGGCCAAGAAGGCGGGCGCTGCCAAAACTAAGAAACCCGCCGGCGCGGCTAAGAAGCCCAAGAAGGCGACAGGCGCAGCCACCCCGAAGAAAGCCGCTAAGAAGGCCCCGAAGAAGGCCAAGAAGCCGGCTGCGGCCGCAGGGGCCAAGAAGGTGGCCAAGAGCCCCAAGAAGGCCAAGGTGGCCAAACCCAAGAAGGTTAAGAGCGCATCCAAGGCCGTGAAGCCCAAGGCTGCCAAGCCCAAGGTGGTGAAGCCTAAGAAGGCGGCACCCCGGAAGAAGTAG